One genomic window of Polyangium aurulentum includes the following:
- a CDS encoding NnrU family protein — translation MPARTVAFPISILLASLALAPDALAAGDPARGRELFQMKGCAACHSLDGSPRPGPSLLGLVGRSRRVVTAEKPRELIADEAYIRRSILRPAADVVEGFVPGAMPGLPVSDQEVDHLVAAIVELSAPPKPVEKKGSLGSLAAATLVFVLGHLALSFAPIRRRLVGAMGEKPFMGVYSLLVTAGLIWMILAWRAAPYVEIWRAPPWARWIPLVVMPVAFVFLVAGMSTKNPTSMGPANAAATEPQGFVRITRHPNLWAFALWGLAHIPPNGDASSLMLFGGIAFLAIAGMIHIDAKRRAAMGEAWGHFAAKTSLVPFGAVLSGRTRLGLDKGMVVRILVGLVLYAGLLHGHRGLFGVSPLP, via the coding sequence ATGCCGGCACGGACCGTCGCATTTCCGATCTCCATCCTCCTCGCCTCCCTCGCCCTCGCGCCGGACGCGCTCGCCGCAGGCGATCCGGCGCGGGGACGGGAGCTGTTTCAAATGAAGGGCTGCGCCGCCTGCCATTCGCTCGACGGCTCGCCCCGTCCGGGCCCTTCGCTCCTCGGGCTCGTGGGGCGCTCGCGGCGCGTGGTCACCGCGGAAAAACCGCGCGAGCTCATTGCGGACGAGGCGTACATCCGCCGCAGCATCCTGCGCCCCGCCGCCGACGTGGTCGAGGGCTTCGTGCCCGGCGCGATGCCGGGTTTGCCCGTCAGCGACCAGGAGGTCGATCATCTCGTGGCGGCGATCGTCGAGCTGAGCGCGCCGCCGAAGCCCGTGGAGAAAAAAGGCAGCCTCGGGAGCCTCGCGGCCGCCACGCTGGTCTTCGTGCTCGGCCACCTCGCCCTGTCCTTCGCGCCCATTCGCAGGCGGCTCGTGGGGGCCATGGGCGAAAAGCCCTTCATGGGCGTCTATTCGCTGCTCGTCACCGCCGGCCTCATCTGGATGATCCTCGCCTGGCGCGCCGCGCCCTATGTCGAGATCTGGCGCGCGCCGCCCTGGGCTCGCTGGATTCCGCTCGTCGTGATGCCCGTCGCGTTCGTGTTCCTGGTCGCTGGAATGTCCACGAAAAACCCGACGAGCATGGGTCCGGCGAACGCGGCCGCCACGGAGCCGCAGGGATTCGTCCGGATCACGCGTCACCCGAATCTCTGGGCCTTCGCGCTCTGGGGGCTCGCGCACATCCCGCCCAATGGCGATGCCTCGTCGCTCATGCTCTTCGGCGGGATCGCTTTTCTCGCCATCGCCGGCATGATTCACATCGACGCGAAGCGTCGCGCCGCGATGGGCGAGGCGTGGGGGCATTTCGCGGCGAAGACCTCGCTCGTGCCCTTCGGAGCCGTCCTGTCCGGACGAACCCGGCTCGGGCTCGACAAGGGAATGGTCGTGCGCATCCTGGTGGGGCTCGTGCTCTACGCGGGCCTGTTGCACGGGCATCGCGGGCTCTTCGGCGTCTCGCCCCTGCCGTGA
- a CDS encoding class I SAM-dependent methyltransferase codes for MAETMTDSDPLLLRLRSEGVRAAMLDALRAGGVVTDIAFDRIYPERIRRLSPLFWTPVVVARRVARLFEAHGARRVLDIGAGVGKLCIIGALTTGLDFTGVEHREGLASIGQHVIDAFDIPRARVLHGTLDDVDFTEYDGFYLFNPFEEGTFQPSKWVDRSVPLSEEGCRRDVARVEDALARAPTGTRVVTFHGFGGVMPPDYRHLPEETRGTAFLRLWVKS; via the coding sequence GTGGCTGAGACGATGACCGATAGCGATCCGCTCCTTCTCCGTCTGCGCTCGGAGGGCGTGCGCGCCGCCATGCTCGACGCATTGCGAGCAGGCGGCGTCGTCACGGACATCGCTTTCGATCGTATCTACCCCGAGCGCATCCGCAGGCTCTCGCCCCTCTTCTGGACGCCTGTCGTCGTGGCCCGGCGCGTCGCCCGGCTGTTCGAGGCCCACGGAGCCCGGCGGGTGCTCGACATCGGCGCCGGCGTCGGCAAGCTCTGCATCATCGGCGCCCTCACGACCGGGCTCGACTTCACGGGCGTCGAGCACCGCGAGGGCCTCGCCTCGATCGGCCAGCACGTCATCGACGCCTTCGACATCCCGCGCGCGCGCGTCCTCCACGGCACGCTCGACGACGTCGATTTCACCGAATACGACGGGTTTTACCTCTTCAACCCCTTCGAGGAGGGCACCTTTCAGCCCTCGAAATGGGTGGACCGCTCGGTGCCGCTCTCCGAGGAGGGCTGCCGGCGCGACGTCGCGCGCGTCGAGGATGCGCTCGCGCGCGCCCCCACGGGCACGCGCGTCGTGACGTTCCACGGCTTTGGCGGCGTCATGCCGCCCGACTATCGCCACCTCCCAGAGGAGACGCGCGGCACGGCCTTCTTGCGGCTCTGGGTGAAATCCTGA
- a CDS encoding vWA domain-containing protein has translation MRTLMFIAALFSLSEAAVAAPSVSASWRYERADNARTETGAQRTPIPAAEGRGLSATDRGMQKTILAADMAKSTLATLGRYENACSTIRGVDLIMPPSCAQVRRGIAGSLRQEITGWSARVNANRLLGADKEIADALDLLRKLAANMETGAASTGGFEEPLPRPTGPFPPPAGPLLRSDAAFASGLGVTGGGAQGFGYFRKLVGDGLVPKAEVLTVEGFMRELDLSLLDAGPCRSLVCVNPAVAVDPAKSRMYVQIGMNSSVTPQAFQRSPLNLSVVVDVSGSMSGTDATEKTRLAWAKDALVQTIGELDQNDVLSIVTFDTTSQVLLRPERVRDKARLVSMVQSLVTRGSTNLEAGLRDGFELASENVDRLPNHEHRVILISDAGLNTGVTDDSALTKLVTDYAGEGIGLTALGLGQNFNQSFIHDIANSRGGNYLFVQTGRDMVRYFDAFSYLVTPVAYDFKVRLALEGTQARLLSAYGVATEGGAQPAREIIDLRTLFFSEGGGAILLEYELPRGTGRE, from the coding sequence ATGCGGACCCTGATGTTCATCGCGGCGCTCTTTTCCCTTTCCGAGGCTGCGGTCGCGGCCCCGTCGGTGAGCGCCTCGTGGCGATACGAGCGCGCAGACAATGCACGGACCGAGACGGGTGCGCAGCGCACGCCCATCCCCGCCGCCGAGGGACGCGGCCTTTCGGCGACCGACCGGGGGATGCAAAAGACGATTCTCGCGGCCGACATGGCGAAGAGCACCCTGGCCACGCTCGGACGCTACGAGAATGCTTGCTCGACGATCCGCGGCGTGGACCTGATCATGCCCCCCTCGTGCGCGCAGGTACGGCGGGGAATCGCCGGGTCGCTGCGCCAGGAGATCACGGGCTGGAGCGCGAGGGTGAATGCGAACAGGCTCCTCGGCGCGGACAAGGAGATCGCCGACGCGCTGGACCTTCTGCGCAAGCTGGCCGCGAACATGGAGACCGGGGCGGCGTCCACGGGCGGCTTCGAGGAGCCTCTCCCTCGCCCGACCGGGCCATTTCCTCCTCCTGCCGGACCCTTGCTGCGCTCCGACGCCGCGTTTGCTTCGGGGCTCGGGGTGACGGGCGGCGGGGCGCAGGGATTCGGTTATTTTCGCAAGCTCGTGGGCGACGGTCTCGTGCCGAAGGCCGAGGTGCTGACCGTCGAGGGATTCATGCGCGAGCTCGATCTTTCCCTGCTCGACGCCGGGCCTTGCCGCTCGCTGGTCTGCGTGAACCCCGCGGTCGCGGTCGATCCCGCAAAAAGCCGCATGTACGTGCAGATCGGGATGAACTCGTCGGTGACTCCCCAGGCTTTTCAGCGCTCGCCGCTGAATCTGTCGGTGGTGGTCGACGTGAGCGGGTCGATGAGCGGGACGGACGCGACGGAGAAGACGCGGCTCGCGTGGGCGAAGGACGCGCTGGTTCAGACGATCGGCGAGCTCGACCAGAATGACGTGCTCTCGATCGTCACCTTCGACACGACGAGCCAGGTCCTCTTGCGCCCCGAGCGGGTGCGGGACAAGGCGCGCCTCGTCTCGATGGTGCAATCGCTCGTCACCCGTGGCTCGACGAACCTGGAGGCGGGGCTGCGCGACGGCTTCGAGCTGGCGAGCGAGAACGTCGATCGCCTGCCCAACCACGAGCACCGCGTGATTCTGATCTCGGACGCCGGCCTGAACACCGGGGTGACCGACGACAGCGCGCTCACGAAGCTCGTGACGGACTACGCGGGCGAGGGGATCGGGCTCACGGCGCTCGGGCTCGGGCAGAACTTCAATCAGAGCTTCATCCACGATATCGCGAACAGCCGCGGAGGCAATTATCTGTTCGTGCAGACGGGCAGGGACATGGTGCGGTATTTCGATGCCTTCTCGTACCTCGTGACGCCGGTGGCCTACGATTTCAAGGTGCGCCTCGCGCTCGAGGGGACGCAGGCCAGGCTCCTTTCGGCGTACGGCGTGGCAACGGAAGGGGGCGCGCAGCCGGCGCGGGAGATCATCGATCTGCGCACGCTCTTCTTCAGCGAAGGCGGCGGGGCGATCCTGCTCGAGTACGAGCTGCCCCGCGGGACGGGGCGCGAATGA
- the gloB gene encoding hydroxyacylglutathione hydrolase has protein sequence MRVVPVPCLSDNYAYLVARDGAREAVVVDPSEAEPVLAALAREGLELVAILNTHHHFDHVGGNEALRARLGELPVYGHESSLAQKRIPAQTVGVREDETFEAAGLSFRPLHVPGHTLDAVAYVVEDAVFTGDTLFVAGCGRLFEGTPEMMYTSLCGKLARLPGETRVYCGHEYTVNNLRFAEAAEPDNEDVKRALAEARARRERGEPTVPSTMASELRVNPFLRVDTPSVRARHAGANGAEVLGEVRKAKDGFR, from the coding sequence ATGCGCGTCGTGCCGGTTCCCTGTTTGAGCGATAATTATGCGTACCTCGTGGCCCGGGACGGGGCGCGCGAGGCCGTCGTCGTGGATCCATCCGAGGCGGAGCCCGTCCTCGCCGCCCTCGCCCGCGAGGGGCTCGAGCTCGTCGCCATCCTCAATACGCACCACCACTTCGATCACGTGGGCGGCAACGAGGCGCTGCGCGCCCGGCTCGGCGAGCTGCCGGTCTACGGACACGAAAGCTCCCTCGCGCAGAAGCGCATCCCGGCCCAGACGGTGGGGGTGAGGGAGGACGAGACCTTCGAGGCGGCGGGCCTCTCGTTCAGGCCGCTGCACGTCCCCGGGCACACGCTGGACGCGGTGGCGTACGTGGTGGAGGACGCGGTCTTCACCGGCGATACCCTCTTCGTCGCCGGCTGCGGACGACTCTTCGAGGGGACGCCCGAGATGATGTACACGTCGCTATGCGGGAAGCTCGCCAGGCTGCCCGGCGAGACCCGGGTTTACTGCGGGCACGAATACACGGTGAACAACCTGCGCTTCGCCGAGGCCGCCGAGCCCGATAACGAGGACGTCAAGCGCGCGCTCGCCGAGGCGCGCGCGCGGAGGGAGCGCGGGGAGCCGACCGTGCCGTCGACGATGGCGAGCGAGCTGCGGGTCAATCCGTTCCTGCGCGTCGATACGCCGAGCGTGCGGGCTCGTCATGCTGGCGCGAACGGGGCAGAGGTGCTCGGGGAAGTGCGCAAGGCGAAGGACGGATTTCGCTGA